In Gracilibacillus salitolerans, the sequence GTTCTCGTAAGGAAAAGGTGGAAAAAGAATTAGGGCTGGCATATCAAGATTTCGATACTTTATTAAAAGAATCTGATTTTATTTTACTGATGACACCATTAACAAAAGAAACATTGCATTTAATTGATGTAAAAGCTTTTGGAAAAATGAAAGACTCTTGCTTCTTTATCAATGCGTCTAGAGGTAAGGTAGTGGATGAAGCGGCGATGATTAAAGCGTTACAGGATAAGGAAATAGCCGGTGCAGGACTTGATGTATTTGAACAGGAGCCTATAGATCCAGATAATCCGCTACTAAAAATGGATAATGTTGTTACCTTACCGCATATCGGGTCTGCAACAGCTGAGACACGCGAAGAAATGAAATTTTTCGCAGCCGAAAATATGTTGCAAGGTTTAGATGGAGAACAACCTGAAGCTGTAATCAAAGAATTACAGTAATAATGGAGGGATTCATGTGGCAAACGTTCAACTGGGAAAAACAGATTTATACGTCAATCCAGTCGGTTTAGGAACAAATGCAGTAGGAGGACACAATTTGTATCCTGATTTAAGTGAGGATACAGGAAAAGATTTAATCCGTACTGCAATTAATGAAGGGATTAACTTTTTGGATACTGCATATATTTATGGTCCGGGAAGATCAGAAGAATTGATTGGACAAGTCTTAAGCGAAACTGGTAAAAGGAATGAAATACTAGTAGCAACAAAGGGTTGTCATCGTCCGGAAGGGGATGCCATGGTTACAGACAATTCCCCAGCTTTTCTAAAGCAAACGGTAGAAGAGAGTCTGGATCGATTACAAACAGATTATATCGATCTATTTTATATTCATTTCCCCGATGAAGAGACACCTAAAGATGAGGCAGTTGGAGCGTTGTATGAGCTAAAAGAGCTGGGGAAAATAAGATCGATAGGTGTTTCGAATTTTTCTCTTGAACAACTAAAAGAAGCCAATAAAGATGGTTATGTAGATGTTTTTCAAGGAGAATATAACTTAATCAATCGTCAAGCAGAAAGAGAACTTTTCCCTTATTTGAAAGAGCAGGGGATTTCATTTGTTCCTTATTTTCCACTGGCAGCAGGCTTGTTAGCTGGAAAGTATAAAAAAGGAGATCAGTTTAAGGACCTACGTAAGAATATGGATCATTTTAAGGGTGAACGATTTGAAAGAGAGCTAGAT encodes:
- a CDS encoding aldo/keto reductase; the protein is MANVQLGKTDLYVNPVGLGTNAVGGHNLYPDLSEDTGKDLIRTAINEGINFLDTAYIYGPGRSEELIGQVLSETGKRNEILVATKGCHRPEGDAMVTDNSPAFLKQTVEESLDRLQTDYIDLFYIHFPDEETPKDEAVGALYELKELGKIRSIGVSNFSLEQLKEANKDGYVDVFQGEYNLINRQAERELFPYLKEQGISFVPYFPLAAGLLAGKYKKGDQFKDLRKNMDHFKGERFERELDRVEIVKQMAGDIGVETAHLVLAWYLRNPLIDAIIPGAKQPNQVVGNLKTLDVTLTDEEYNKIDQIYR